One genomic region from Phragmites australis chromosome 1, lpPhrAust1.1, whole genome shotgun sequence encodes:
- the LOC133888253 gene encoding protein EGG APPARATUS-1-like, with translation MVNNASVVAAGLSLVGGAIGAYFFWPAAAGVAGAAAAMKAPGAAGFLISRAAFLANPQLYFQILRTAGAAAAAAAFAL, from the coding sequence ATGGTCAACAACGCAAGCGTGGTGGCCGCAGGGCTCAGCCTCGTCGGGGGCGCCATTGGGGCCTACTTCTTCTGGCCCGCGGCGGCTGGGGTGGCCGGGGCGGCCGCCGCCATGAAGGCGCCCGGCGCCGCCGGATTCCTCATCTCCCGTGCGGCGTTCCTGGCAAACCCGCAGCTGTATTTCCAGATCCTTCGCACggccggcgccgcggcggctGCCGCAGCTTTCGCCCTGTAG